Proteins encoded within one genomic window of Balaenoptera musculus isolate JJ_BM4_2016_0621 chromosome 12, mBalMus1.pri.v3, whole genome shotgun sequence:
- the GPR31 gene encoding 12-(S)-hydroxy-5,8,10,14-eicosatetraenoic acid receptor has translation MLPPNCSVVHSYAAEVATALLLLLECALGTLGNAVALWTFFFRLKVWKPYAVYLFNLVLADLLLAACLPFHAAFYLRHKTWGLGRASCQGMLFLRSLCRGAGVAFLTAVALDRYLRVVHSRLKVNLLSLRAAWGISVLVWLMMAALTLTHQSVFLSEAECPSSEPRTESSFSLIWQEALFFLQFILAFGLILFCSAGLIRTLQKRLRDPHKQPKLQRAQALVATVGVLFTLCFLPSFLARILLAIFRGALSCGVLSSMVHAADVTGSLTYLQGVLNPVVYCFSNPTFRRSYRKLFYTLTLRGRKQEAEAPGCELRDSYS, from the coding sequence ATGCTGCCACCCAACTGCTCGGTGGTGCACAGCTACGCGGCAGAGGTGGCCACAgccttgctgctgctgctggagtgTGCCCTGGGCACGCTGGGCAACGCCGTGGCGCTCTGGACCTTCTTCTTCCGTCTGAAGGTGTGGAAGCCCTACGCCGTCTACCTGTTCAACCTGGTCCTAGCGGACCTCCTGCTGGCTGCCTGCCTGCCCTTTCACGCCGCCTTCTACCTGCGGCACAAGACCTGGGGCCTGGGACGTGCGTCTTGCCAAGGGATGCTCTTCCTGCGGTCCCTGTGCCGCGGGGCGGGTGTGGCCTTCCTCACCGCCGTGGCCCTGGACCGCTACCTCCGGGTGGTCCACTCGCGGCTCAAGGTCAACCTTCTGTCCCTGCGGGCGGCCTGGGGGATCTCGGTCCTGGTCTGGCTCATGATGGCAGCCCTCACCCTCACCCACCAAAGCGTGTTCCTCTCTGAGGCCGAGTGCCCCAGTTCTGAGCCCAGGACGGAGTCCTCCTTCAGCCTGATCTGGCAGGAAgccctcttcttcctccagtTTATCCTTGCCTTCGGCCTCATCCTGTTCTGCAGTGCCGGCCTCATCAGGACTCTCCAGAAGCGGCTCCGAGACCCACACAAGCAGCCCAAGCTTCAGAGGGCCCAGGCGCTGGTGGCCACGGTTGGGGTGCTGTTCACGCTGTGCTTTCTGCCCAGCTTCCTGGCCCGCATCCTACTGGCCATCTTCCGAGGGGCGCTCAGCTGCGGGGTCCTGAGCTCCATGGTCCACGCTGCTGACGTGACCGGCAGCCTCACCTACCTGCAGGGCGTGCTGAACCCGGTAGTGTACTGCTTCTCGAACCCCACCTTCAGACGTTCCTACCGCAAGCTCTTCTACACCCTCACCCTCAGGGGCCGAAAGCAGGAAGCAGAGGCTCCGGGCTGTGAGCTCAGAGACTCTTACTCCTGA